The region TCTGCTAGCTTCCGCGAAGAATGGTTCCCATTCTGTAGTTTTGCCCATCCATTTAGCAAGAacagagatgatgataagaCCATCAAGACTGAGCTGCTTGTCCTTGGGAAGGATGGCACCTGAAGACTCATCTTTCAGAGGGCCAGATGTGATGGGGGTATcgggagggaagaatggggtaCGAGCAGGAAGAGTGATGATGGGATCAACGTTAAAGTAGCCTTTTCGGCCTTGAACTCGACCGGTGGAATCGGGCGAGTCATACTCGATAAAGTAGCAGAATGCTCCGGGAGCGGAAATCGGAAGGTCGACCTCGATAGGTCTATCTGAATTAGCTCTCTTAAACGCTACAATGCACCAGAAGCACTCACTTGCTCAGGTTGGAGGGCAACTTTCGCTCTTTCCAGTCATCCCGCTTAAACGCGCCCCCGTCCATCGGAAAGTCGCTTTTAAGCACGCCATTGCGAGTGACATCCGTACCGGGCTGAAGAGTAAACCTCAAGACGTACGGCTTGAAGGGAGGCGGAAGTCGAATGTACTGTGTGTATGTCAGCCAGGTCATTCACATGTCCTGCACCGAACATATAGGCTCACACTCTTTTCTGGACTAGGGCCTCCGTCATCCTCCAACGACAGTTCCCAGACCTGCACTGgctcaccatctccttctctcgagaagaatgaaatggCTTCATCTTGCGGTGTCTTGGGAGTCTTCTTGCCATCGCCCTGAAGGACAGCCTTGGGCTTGGGGATCTCGATGTTGCTTGGTTTGAGGGAGTCGAGGATAGTCATAGTGGGATGATGAGCGAGTTGTTGGAAGGATGGTAAACGAATAAGGcgtggaaggaaggagtgtCCGATGAAAGGGACActggggatggggaattgtcgagagaaggagatgtctgaggaagagatgctCTTATCCCCCGTGACACTTCCTTGAAGCTCGAAGACACCGAACGATGCGGATCGATGGGATCGGGACGGATTCTGATCCGGATGACGTCGTGTCCCTTAAATTCGCCAGGCCCCGCCGCTCATGCCCCATCATATGAGGTTCCTGAATTCGTTCACGTCGTGCGCAAACTACAAGTTCGTCGAGACGGATATAATTGTTTGGCACAGAGGTCTTGTTACTCCCGTAATTGTATGTGCTTTGAATGCAAATTCTTCTAGAACTACATCTTGTATATCTTTGAAttgtttcttctctcaaTTAAGATACCTTCATCTTATTTTCCTGACACCTCATCTCCCCGccgtctttctcttttcttcactACCACTCCTCTGCCCGTCACTTTCTTGGGGCCCATCGTGCTTCTATGTACTGGACTTTTTTCATGAGACTCATAAAGGTTCCCAATTTCCATCATCTGGCCCCCTACGCATTTCATGTCAAGACAGGAAATGTTTGATGATTGATACTGGATCGACCTGTCTGAGGAGACCGACCTCAATGGCGATgtcccccttctcctccaacatGCTTATCAAACCTTTTATTGCAGGGTTATCCGATACTTTGTGTCCATGCTCCAATTGGCTGGATAATCATCCGTATACGGTATCGTGCACGTTTCGAGACTTTCTCTCAAAATCTCCTCGGACGGTGAGGCGATCATCAACGACACCCATTTTCGCAGCACTATTTCATCCATTTGACCCATTCTTGGCGCTCGTATCTCCGCCTTTGCTCTCCTCTCTGACCAACCCGTCACACGGTGTTTGCATCTGAAGCACAATTCAAAGACCACGGGTGGCCCCTCGGAGGAACAGCTGCCACGAGCACGAACGAATGCTGCTAAGAGCATTGATATCCTATCAAGAGCCGGACCGTAGCCATAACCCTGCGTGATGGGATTTCTGATATTGATAATAAACACCTTTGCGGGAATATGGCGAGCGAGGATGTCTTCGATGTTCTCCGTACCTAGTTCGTAGTGGATGTCGCCAAGTCTACCCCAGGGGAATTTTTCGACGAATTCCAATTGGGACACCCGAGCAAAAACGGGGCAATCGGTTTCAAGCTGGAGAGACTTGAGGAGTTCAAGATTGGTGGTCGCTAAAATGAGGTGTTCGAAATGAATCAACGCCAGGCGCTCACGGCCGCTCTTGCTTGCCAGGCCAGGTAAAACCTTTTGATAGTTGTTATTCGTGATGGTGAGTTTGCGTGGGAGTAAGTGTATAGCGACTTTGTATGTCGACCTTGAAAGGGTACAGTATTGCCTTGGATCTTCAAGGACTAATTGATCGAAGATGATATGGCGAACTGGAAACAGGCGAGCAAAATTCCCCGCGGGGGCCTGCAGAAGAACAACAGAGTGAGGTGGCGGGGGTGTCACAGTCATGGTAGCTGCACCAAGCTGGGTATATGTGATCCTGGGGACTGGTGGGAAGGCCAAGCAGCGTAGTGAgtgcgaagaagatgagactGGCCAGTCTGTCGTGCTGGCATTTCGTCGTTCGCTGGTATGTATAGAGTACGAATCATATGCGGCATCTCAAATCTTGATCTCATCGCCTCCTTTGCCCTCCTAATATTCTATTTACATGCCGCATCAGGACATGTGAGCTGTGCTTAATTAGCTTCTAGTCCGGACATGTGGTCCAAAGAGaagttcgtcgtcgtcatTTTTTGCTATTTCACCTATTCGTCTTTCGTCCTATATACTGCGTTCAAATATCATAATTCTGCATTTGTCGACCTCAGATCGGAAGATCCTCCAACATCATTGCAGTCGTAAAGAGTCTAGGGGGACAAATTCTTTTACCAGAACAAGGCTGACAACAACCAGACTGGGAACCGAGGCGCGCTCCTGCTGATCGGTCCAGCAGTGGACGCATAGATAATTATATGTACCTCGATGAGTGCCTTAATCGTAATAAAACGTTCCTCGATATCGCCCTCACGCACAGCCCATGACATTGCGGATGATACGCAGAAGACGACTCATTGACCTTGTTTGTCAAAGGTCAGCACAAATAATCAGTCGACTGGCTATAATGCCGCCTGTTTGATCCCTTGCTTGCCGCCTTACGACTCCTTGTTAACCTATTAATACGTACTCAACATGAAAATGCAGGTCTCTTCAACTGTCCTCCGTTATCGAATAACCCACTACGTAGCAACCATATCTCGACAACATGGTTACAAATATCGACGCATTCACATCAATGCTCAATATTATCCTTGAGTAGACTTATCAAGCTGCCCTGACGAATGCCGGGCTCTATGCAGGTCCGCATACAAACTCGACATCCTCTTGCTTTAAGAGGGAATCACTCTTGGAACACAGGTCTCGATATCGCTGTCCATTAATATGGGAAGAGCTTTCTCAGTTCGATTTGCATGTCCATTAACTTCTCCGATGATGAGCGCATTGACATCCTGTGGCCCTTGCCCCAAAGAAGCTGCCAACTTTGGCGACCAAATAATTCCAACTTGACGCTTACATGATCGAGCGCTTATGTTTAAAGCGCTCAGCCTTTCATGTACACCCAAGTCGAGGAGATGATTTTTCAGCCGTTGAGCgatgagaaggacgaggaaaTTATGAAATAAAAGAGCAAAAGGAGGCTTGAACAAGTTTTGGTATATAAAAGCTATTATGCCCGAGATAGTGACGTTGGTCATTTCTTCTTACAAGGAGATGAGTCACCAGATGTGTTTGAGTATGTCGAGGATGTGCAGCACAGCTGGAAGAGAGGTAAAAAGTCTTGCGCATAGTTTTACTCCCAAAATCTTGCCCAGCTTCAGCCGTTtcaaagaacaaaagacgATCCTTGACCCAGTCATATTCAGACCTCGAATCCAAAGCTCTCTCCTCATTCATCAAGGCGCCCGAGTTTTCCAAGACGTCTCCCATCCTCCGCATATCCATTTCAGTCTATAACAGTGGGCCAGTGTAAGATAATATGGACTATATGATTTCATCTTAGAGGACTAGTGTCCATGTCTATTGCTCTGTGTGTCTatgacgagaagaagagagccTGCTACAAGATTAATCAAGGTATACCACCCAATCTCTATCCGTCCCATATTTTGCTGCTGCGATCCTTGTCCTCTCCTATGGCCCTCCTCTGCGGTCCCTGCTGTCTGCGGCGGCCGTCTTTCCTCCGAGGATGTATCGCCTTTGACCTGCTCTCGAGCTTCCAACCCTCGACCTGCAGCCCTCGCACGCTGttcatccccatcctccttttcagccTCCGGAGCAGACTTCTCAGGCTTACCACCAATGAAAAGTAGAAACAGGCgcaggatgatgaggggaAGGCATTGATCAATGGTAGCACCTGCTCTGCTCGGGGTATTATCCGAAACGACGTATGTGCAGAGGGTTGCAAAGGCCCAAAGAAGGGTCCATCGGAGGTGTTTCCTCAGTAAGACTTTGATGACAGGTCAGATTGGCATTTGTTGTTCAGACCGATGGATGAGAATAGAAAGGGTGCGTACGAGGGCTATATGGCGCCAAGACGGGAAACATAGGGTGCGTGAGTAGCATCAAAGGATAAAGGTCACCAAACCCAGACCAGTCTTATATCTGTCAGCTTTGTCTGTTGACCTGTTACTCATAGCAAGTAGCGCACCCAATGGAATGTTTTGTTGGCGCCATACAAACCACCATATGACTAGCGTAAACAGATATGGGTAATAGCTATAAGCTCtttgttttctttccctgTCAGTCACAGCAACTGTACAAGCGTCAGTGAGTATATCcgttgttgaggaggaattGACGATGTACTTTCCCAAGCTACCCATCCAAGAACAAAAACAGTCCAAACCATGACCCCGGCTCTCATTATCCCTACAACCGCTGCCACCCCCGCCCCTATCCAATATCTCCTTTTCGCCACAGATCTCCACAGGACCAGAAGTCCGAGTAGGCAGCTGATTCCGGGCGTGAACCTCGATATCATCAAGACACCAATGGAATTGAGTCCCATCGCGACAGCGTATTCTTTGGGCTGGCAGAACGCATTGACGAAACGACGTAGGAAAAATGGGGTTGGGAAAGGGGTAGGGGTGAGTATGATTGTGAGGACTGtaggaaggagaagggctTGGAAAAGGCATGTGAGGCGGAGAGCAGATAGAGTCGGGGTGATACCAAGGAGGTAGAATGGGATGGATATTACGTAGTGCCTTGATTCAGTATCAGAGAAGTCAGTAACATTGTGCTGGTTTGTTGATGGTAATAGATCGTGAGGGAAGCTTCAGACAATTCACCATAGAGTTGGAGTATGAATATTCTCGTCATGATATTCAAAATCACCTCGGGCGTAATGTGACACCTGATTGAAATGAGGAATCTCCTCCTGTGAACAATCAATCAGTGTGGCTATTCGTTGATGTTAGGACAGTGCTTACTTTGTACAGGTACGGATGGAAAATATTTACGGCAGAGAAGACGAGTAAGTGAGTTCCAAAGAACAATGGCAAGAGATACTTGGGGTAGACATATTTCATACCGCGATCCAAGTGCGGGTTGAGCCATTCAAATAGGGATGCAGGTGAAGCTGCTGTTATTAACTCTTTAAGCGTTACCTCGGACATTTATGCCGTAAGGAGGTTCCGTCTCCGAGACCGAGAAGATATACATCGAGTAAAGAGAAAGTGCGTGGTTTGACAAGTAAAATTGATATCCTTCGGTCCCGCTTGTTGACTCTTTGAACAGCAATAGAAGTTCCACGTCATGATATCGGTTAATAAGTAAACCAACAAGATCAAACAACAATCCGTCTGCTGGAGGAGGCTCGGATCCGAATGATGGCATTAACATCTGTTACCCACCTACGGTCGAGTCTATCATCTCATCAGATTCCTCTTGTCTGCACCTGGAGAcgcctctgcttctgcttATGTACAGGTCAATGTGTCCGACCTTAGCGAAGATAGCAGAGTCCAGCAACGTAACGAATTGAAACTTCTTCAATAACTGTGATCGGCGATCCTCAGACGGATTGAGCCGATGTCGCTGCGTGTAAGCTCCTATACCAAATAGCTTCTAACaatgaaggaaagactGCAACGGGAGCCTCATGTAAGTATGCTTTATTACACAGCTGTATAGTATGATTTAACGTTTCCACTGTAGGCAAATTGGCCTATGCCTACTAAACCCGAAACAGCATGATAGGGCTCAACTTCGACAAATCGCTGACGTACAGTTCGCGAACGTTCTAGACAGCACATTCGCTCGCGCCCCACAGAAGAGGGAACATGGCACAATGCTTCTGTCCATGGGTAAATTCAACAGAGATGGCCCCGCATCTCCGAAGGATAACAAGTCCCTCATCTCTAAGCTAACTGTATAGGTTTGGGCGCGAGGGGAATGTTTGCAGCGCCTATGAAATTGGTGATAACTTTGACATACCAGGTGTGTCAGGATGGCACTGCTCCAGAAGTCATCATGGCCGAGGATGGGCGTGACCGAAATCACTGAGCAGAATCTTATTATATGGCGGAAGTCTGGTGTCGGTGTACTTTTACCGTTGTCAGTGGCGTTTTCGCTCTTGTGTGAGTATATGGGATTAAGCAGCTTTAAACCCTTGACCGTACAATGCAGTTACTCAAGGCACGCACTGGAGTATCTGGGGTTTTCCTTGACATATGATCAGTTTTCCTGTATCGGTTCCTTTAAATGGAGGAATCCAATCCAAAAATCGCGTCTGAGACTGATGATGTCAAATGATAACAAAGACCTCACGGCAACCAGGCtactttctcctccagctcGTTCCGATAGATCTCATTTATTGGTACAGCGCATGCCGCATAGCTTTAAGACGATGAATTCAAATTGTCCTATGCTTCTGCGCATGGGGAAGACGTCGTGTTCAAATGGCCCAAACAACGATGTCGGCTGACCTATGGGACATCCTTGTGTAGAAGACGTTGTGAAATGACAAAGGTGGCAATTTTGATTTCGACGTAGGCGACGAAGAGCGATTGTGGATCCGACCCTATTGATACTCATGAAACCTTAGCAACGCCCTGTGTGCTTCTTCCCAGCGATCTGCAATGCTCAGAAGAGACGAAACGATATGTCGAATGCCAAGGAAATTCGGCCATGTATATGAGAAAGAGTGCATCCCGATACTACAAGTCCTCCCATCGACAAAGCCCGTCGcttacttcttcttgccggCGACGGCCCTGCCAACACGACGACCACTGTGAATTACATCAGCATAACCTTCGACAATAATTCCAAACCTGAAAAGAAACGTACGTGGTCTTGGTGTGCTGACCCCTGACCTTAAGACCCCAGTGGTGTCGGAGACCTCGGTGGGTCctgatcttcttcaacctctcGAGGTCCTCACGGAGACGCTGGTCGATAACgttggagaggatgtgCTGGCTCTTGCCGTCGGAGATGTCTCGCTGCCTGTTAAGGAACCAAGAGGGGATCTTGAACTGGGCGGGGTTCTGCATGATGGTGACGATTCGCTCGAGCTCGTCGGAGTTGAGCTCACCAGCCCTATTCGAACGTCAGCTGCTTGTCCATCCATAATACAGAGCTCCGAGAGATAAACACACCTCTTGTTGAGGTCGACATCGGCCTTCTTGCAGACCAAGTTGGCGTATCGTCGACCGACACCCTTGATCTCAGTAAGAGCGTACATGATCTTACCGCCACCCTTAACGTTGGTGTTAAGGAGACGCAAGATGTGCTGCAGAAATTTTTATCAGCATCGCTCGCCTGAAagcccttttcccatcCAATCCACCGCCAATCTCCTTCGCCAACCCAAGTTCCAACGGTAACGCCACCGCACACTCCACGCATCCCTCGTTCTCTACTATTCTGATGACCGAAATACCCACCTGGAATTGCTGGTGGGCCTCGAGGGGAGCGAAGGACATGTTGTATGTGAGTATGCGGCCACCTGGCTTTTGATGTCTAAAGAAAGCAAGTAACAACTCTTGCGTTGCACCTAAATCCCACAATTCTTTTTCGCGCCACAATCCTCTCGCCTTACGGAGAATTCGCCGAAACGCCGAGAGAGAGGCAAGTTGTTCTTGAGACGCGGAGGAATCGGCATTTTGATACCACGTGAAAGGCCAAAGTGTGTGGCAAAACGTGGTGAAAAGTGGTTCTCGGAGTTTCGTTCGGCGTTATTGTTTGAAGGAGTTTGGTGGCCACGCCCGACAGAGACTTCTTTGTTGAATTCTTCAACtactttcttcatccctcaaGAGTACTGCTCAGCTGTCAAAATGTGAGTCAAGATATCGTTATAGTGTATGAGTTCATGCTGATGAGATTATGTGCGTTACGCTGTTATTGTATGCAGGGTCAACATGTGAGTGCTATCCTGCGTACCATCATTCTAGAAGTCATGCTGATGAAAACTTTGTAGCCCCAAGTACGTATCATCAAATCATTGAAGGAGtcgatggagatggattAGAGATAcatggaaaagagatgcTAACCACCACTCTCTCCTTGCAAACAGGACCCGACGAACCTGTGGGTTTTATTTTATTGAAGGAGTTGGTGGCATGGTTCTGACTTTGGGATTATAGACTGCAAGGGTAAGGCTTGCAGGAAGCACACCCCCCACAAGGTTACCCAGTacaagaagggcaaggacTCTCTTTCCGCCCAAGGAAAGCGACGATACGACCGTGAGTTGGATTTTCAAGCCAGTAGAGGGGAAGGGCAGGGGATGATCAGGGTTTGATgagggaagatggggaaagggagggTATATGGAGGTGTCATTGTTGGATCCGACTGACAATGTGATACAGGAAAGCAATCCGGTTACGGTGGTCAGACCAAGCCTGTCTTCCACAAGAAGGCTAAGACCGTACGTCGTTTTTGCGTCTCCTCTAGGCGTCACTGACCATTAGCTCGTCTTGTCCGTTCCTTGCGACTATACTTTTCCCCCAACAGACCAAGAAGGTTGTCCTCCGTCTCGAGTGCACTGTCTGCAAGACCAAGCACCAACT is a window of Cryptococcus neoformans var. neoformans JEC21 chromosome 10 sequence DNA encoding:
- a CDS encoding expressed protein, producing the protein MSEVTLKELITAASPASLFEWLNPHLDRGMKYVYPKYLLPLFFGTHLLVFSAVNIFHPYLYKEEIPHFNQVSHYARGDFEYHDENIHTPTLWHYVISIPFYLLGITPTLSALRLTCLFQALLLPTVLTIILTPTPFPTPFFLRRFVNAFCQPKEYAVAMGLNSIGVLMISRFTPGISCLLGLLVLWRSVAKRRYWIGAGVAAVVGIMRAGVMVWTVFVLGWVAWEIAVTDRERKQRAYSYYPYLFTLVIWWFVWRQQNIPLDWSGFGDLYPLMLLTHPMFPVLAPYSPLLLRKHLRWTLLWAFATLCTYVVSDNTPSRAGATIDQCLPLIILRLFLLFIGGKPEKSAPEAEKEDGDEQRARAAGRGLEAREQVKGDTSSEERRPPQTAGTAEEGHRRGQGSQQQNMGRIEIGWYTLINLVAGSLLLVIDTQSNRHGH
- a CDS encoding expressed protein is translated as MSEVTLKELITAASPASLFEWLNPHLDRGMKYVYPKYLLPLFFGTHLLVFSAVSHYARGDFEYHDENIHTPTLWHYVISIPFYLLGITPTLSALRLTCLFQALLLPTVLTIILTPTPFPTPFFLRRFVNAFCQPKEYAVAMGLNSIGVLMISRFTPGISCLLGLLVLWRSVAKRRYWIGAGVAAVVGIMRAGVMVWTVFVLGWVAWEIAVTDRERKQRAYSYYPYLFTLVIWWFVWRQQNIPLDWSGFGDLYPLMLLTHPMFPVLAPYSPLLLRKHLRWTLLWAFATLCTYVVSDNTPSRAGATIDQCLPLIILRLFLLFIGGKPEKSAPEAEKEDGDEQRARAAGRGLEAREQVKGDTSSEERRPPQTAGTAEEGHRRGQGSQQQNMGRIEIGWYTLINLVAGSLLLVIDTQSNRHGH
- a CDS encoding ribosomal protein S18, putative; translation: MSFAPLEAHQQFQHILRLLNTNVKGGGKIMYALTEIKGVGRRYANLVCKKADVDLNKRAGELNSDELERIVTIMQNPAQFKIPSWFLNRQRDISDGKSQHILSNVIDQRLREDLERLKKIRTHRGLRHHWGLKVRGQHTKTTGRRVGRAVAGKKK